Part of the Paenibacillus kyungheensis genome, TGTTCCCGGTTGTAGCACCTGTCCCCAGTAAGTATTAGCTTCTGCGTGATCCATAGGGGGAAGAAAACCGATAGATGCGCCTGCATCTACAATCTGTACCAGCATATCCGACATTTCATCCAGATACGGTTCGATATGTTGTACTTGTTCGATAACAACTGTCTGTAGCAAGGGAGCACCTCCATATATAAGTCAGTAATACTATAGGTTTTATTGTATCGTCTCACCTTTATTGTAAAAATAGTAAAGTGGAAGCGAAATATTTCTACTTTTCGTATCGAATCGGTTTTCTGTTTTTTAGACGATCAGGTGTCTTGAAACCACAGCGTAGCAAAGTCTACCCATCCTTTAGGATTTACGTGTACTCCGCGCAATGATGGATGATAGATTGTACTGGCTGTGCGTACCACTAGAAATGCACTGGTACAGGATTCCTGTAGTAACTGATTAACAGCAACAGACCATTGCATAATAGCTTCCTGTGCAGAAGAAGCAAGCATATGTTGAGTGAGTTGATCTAATTGATCGACCGTCCGGGCAGGAAGGGAATGTCTGATAAAGTTACGATGTGATTGGACATGTTCTAGTAGGCTAATTGGATTGTCGCTAACCATCGCTTCGAATAATATAAGGTCTGCTTGTTCCATCGTGTCCGGTTGTATCGTCTCTGCCCATGTTACAATATGCACCTGTATAACGATCCCGAATGTCTGATATTGTTGTTGAAGCCAGTACGCATGTGTAGCATGACGGGCAAACGTATACAAATGCAGTGCTTCTCCAGCATAAGAAGTTTGTTGTAACTGCGCTACTATATCTTCTGTCATGATATGATATGGTGCTTGCTCTGCTAACGATTCTGCTTGAATATGTAATCCAGATGCAGGACGCAGATATGTTGATCCTAGTTCGCGTACCATGTGTAGACGGTCGATGCCCTGTACTAACACTTCACGAAATCTGTGATCTTGCAAAATAGTATCTTTTCGCAGATTAAAGGTTAGTGTCGATACCCCTGTGACCGTTTGTGTTAAAGGCATTTCCAGATCGGCAGGAATAGGAAATTCTCCTGTCACTACAGTCAATACACCAGGGCTAGTCCCAAAGCAAGCTTCTGCTTCGTTCTCAGGTACAATAATAATCTCAATCTGATCGATATGACCTCTATATCCAAAATAAGATGGAAATAATGTCAGCGTACATTTTCCAGTATGATGAGATACCACCTGATAAGGCCCTGAACCGATCGGCAGTGTATGTTGTGGATGGGTTGAAAGCTCGGATGCAGGAGAGATCGAAGCAGCACTATGACTAAGATAGAAAAGAAATAGCGCATTCGGTCGGCGTAGTATTATCTGTATTTGATAAGGATGTATCACTTGAATATAGTCGATATCTTGAACCAACCAGTGATGAACAACAGATGGATCTTGTAATCGGGTAAGGCTAGCATATACATCTTGTGCAGTTAACTCTTGTCCATGGTGAAAAGTAATTCCTTTGGTAAGATAAAATGTCCAACAGGTAGCACCTTCGTTAACTTCCCAATGATGAGCAATGTCTTTGGTAAATGTCTGTTGCAAGTGATTGTATTGCACTAATCGGCTGTAGATTTGATGCACTAGATGCGTATCGAAAGCATACAAAGCGTTAGCTGGCTCTAGCGATACAATCGGTCTATAAATCGGCAACCGCAATGTCTCGATCACCCGATCTTGTCCAACCTGTTGTGTACTATATCCGAAGTAAGTCATAAGCCATTCTAGAAATAACGGGCGTACAATAGCGAGTGTCTCATGGGCTTGAAGCCAAGCAAAAGCACTTTGCACATCTCCTTGGAGAACTCGTTCTTTAGCTTCATCTAATAATGCAGTCGTCACCGGATGCAAAAAAGTTAGTTCAGACGTATTTCCACGACCTCGACCGGAGCGAAATTCGATCCAACGCGCTTGTTCCATTTTGGTAATAATTAATTTGGCATTACGAGGTGTGCAAAATAAAGCTTGTGCTAATTGATCCATCGTAATATGAAAAGATTGTTGATCTGCATACTGTTGAAAAGCGAATCTGAGCTGTACATAATCTTCGGCTATTCGCAAAATCGCTCTCTCCTTTACACTATCCAAAGCACACCATGAATAAGTTCTACTGTAAAACATAGTAGCAGAAAAGCAAAAGTAAAGAAAAGTGATCGCTGATAAACAAAATAGATATAATAGATAGTGTATATTGACTGGAAATGGAGATACATACATGTGGATTGCATTGTTAGTAACAGGAATAGTTTATCTAGGCTACTGGTTCGTTCAGCGTATGAAGAGCAAGCGATGGAATACACCGATAAAAGTGATTATCGGATTAGATACACCGCCACCTGCTACCTTTTTTGTCAAAGAAGCCAAGCAACAGGAAGGGATAGACTTTTATCATAAAGCCACATGGTTACGTGTGAAAAGTAACGATTCGATCGCAGTTCAAGTCGAAATCGACCGTATTCTAGCACAGATGGATCGCTTTGCTCCATCCCGGCAATCTGTCAGTGAAAAATGGGTGTTTACGACAGTCGAAGAGTGGATACTGGTAAGCAGTTATGATCTGCCTTCTCCTGAAGATTATCAGGGGGCGCAACAATTGGAACAACTATTACAATTATTAAGCAGTAGATTTGGAGAAGTTCATTATTTTGCTCATTATCAGACCGTTCATTATTACGCATGGGCCAAAGCAATCAACGGGCATTTAATTCGTGCATACGCATACATAAGTACAAAAGAAGATCCTCTCTGGGAAGAAGGTAGATTAACTCCTGAAGAAATACAGTTAGATTTGGATTTTCGAGATACAGGACGAATCGTGGAGTGGGAAGATAGTATAGAGGAAGAACAAAGCCATACACCTGATGAACATTCGGTAAAATTGATCGCTGCTGCATGGCGAGCTACAAGTGAACAGTCTGCTTTTGAGCCGAAAGGTTGATAGTTATAGATCAAAAAGCACAACTGCGCTACATATGGCAGTTGTGCTTTTGAATAAGACATTACTTTTTATATCCGTACACAAAGTGAATAGCACCGGAGTAATCTACATATACATCGTGTACATTCGACTTTTGCAGAAAATACGTATTAAAATAATAAAGAGGGATAGCAACCATCTGATCGGTAAGCATTTTTTCAGCGGCACGATATTCTTTCATACGAGCTTTGGCATCAGTTAAGTTGTATGCTTTTGTAATATGAGCATCATAGGTAGCATTTTTCCAACCTGATGTATTTTCACTGTTCCAGGAAGTAAATAATTCTAGAAAAGCAGCAGGATCGTTATAATCGGCTGACCACCCACTGCGTGCAATCTGATAGTTTTTCTTTTGCTTGTCTTGTAATAATGTATAGAAATTTTCAACTTTTACTTTGATCGTCACACCCAGATTTCTTTTCCACATATCTGTAATCTGATTAGCGACATATTGATTGCCTTCACCATTAGTAATTAACGTGATCGATGGCAGAGAAGTGATATGTTCTTCTCTCATTCCTTTTTTCAATAATTGACGGGCGATTTTAGCGCTAGTCTCAAAGTTCGTTACTGGATATTGTTTACGGAATGTAGAAGTAGCTCCTTTGATTACAGGTGGTACAAATCCATAAGCAGATTTGGGACTAATTAACGAAGAACGTTTGATCGACATCGCAAACGCTTTACGGATATTGACATTGTTAAACGGCTTTTTTGTCACGTTAAAAGTATAATAATAGAGCGATGCTGTGTTTGGATAGACTGTTTCTTTTCTCATGGTGTTAGTCATTTTATAGGTTGGAATATTACTTTCTGTGATGCCTGACCAGTCAATGGCTCCTGATCGGTACATATTATTTTCTTTATCAGGATCGTTGATAAAACGGACAAATACTTGATCAAAATGAACTTTTTCTGCTTGAGCATATTGAGGATTACGAGCTAATGTGATGGAGCGTCCTTTGGTCCAATTGGTAACGACAAAAGGGCCGTTACTTACAATAGATGATGCTTGGCTCCCCCAATGAGTAGAGGCTGTCATACTTGTAGCATGTACAGGGAAAAAGGCAGGAGACGATAATGTTTCGAGAAAGTAAGGCAACGGTTGTTGCAGAACGATTTGCAACGTATGATCGTCTAACGCTTGAAATCCTAATTGGCTCGCATCGGTAAGTGTACCTTTATAATAGTCTTGAGCATGAGCAATCGGAAATAACATAGAAGCTAATGGAGAACGGGTTGCAGGTGATAGTACTCGTTGCCATGCGTTGACAAATTCAGAAGCGACAAGTGGCTCACCGTTACTCCAGCGAGCATCGGCACGTAATGTAAATGTATATGTTTTGCCATCAGGTGAAATGGTCCACGATTCCGCAACCCCTGATTCTATTGCTCCATTCGGTTGGGTACGCACAAGCCCTTCAAAAATTGCTTCCACAATCGTACTGGTTGTGCTATCGCTGGACAATGCAGGATCAAGAGTAACCGGTTCCAAATACAGATTAAAACGAAACGTTTTGGCTGTAGTAGTAGCCGCTTGAGTGATGTTAGA contains:
- a CDS encoding ABC transporter substrate-binding protein, with translation MRIAEDYVQLRFAFQQYADQQSFHITMDQLAQALFCTPRNAKLIITKMEQARWIEFRSGRGRGNTSELTFLHPVTTALLDEAKERVLQGDVQSAFAWLQAHETLAIVRPLFLEWLMTYFGYSTQQVGQDRVIETLRLPIYRPIVSLEPANALYAFDTHLVHQIYSRLVQYNHLQQTFTKDIAHHWEVNEGATCWTFYLTKGITFHHGQELTAQDVYASLTRLQDPSVVHHWLVQDIDYIQVIHPYQIQIILRRPNALFLFYLSHSAASISPASELSTHPQHTLPIGSGPYQVVSHHTGKCTLTLFPSYFGYRGHIDQIEIIIVPENEAEACFGTSPGVLTVVTGEFPIPADLEMPLTQTVTGVSTLTFNLRKDTILQDHRFREVLVQGIDRLHMVRELGSTYLRPASGLHIQAESLAEQAPYHIMTEDIVAQLQQTSYAGEALHLYTFARHATHAYWLQQQYQTFGIVIQVHIVTWAETIQPDTMEQADLILFEAMVSDNPISLLEHVQSHRNFIRHSLPARTVDQLDQLTQHMLASSAQEAIMQWSVAVNQLLQESCTSAFLVVRTASTIYHPSLRGVHVNPKGWVDFATLWFQDT
- a CDS encoding peptide ABC transporter substrate-binding protein encodes the protein MRSTYITRFLILFTCVLLFGTSTSNITQAATTTAKTFRFNLYLEPVTLDPALSSDSTTSTIVEAIFEGLVRTQPNGAIESGVAESWTISPDGKTYTFTLRADARWSNGEPLVASEFVNAWQRVLSPATRSPLASMLFPIAHAQDYYKGTLTDASQLGFQALDDHTLQIVLQQPLPYFLETLSSPAFFPVHATSMTASTHWGSQASSIVSNGPFVVTNWTKGRSITLARNPQYAQAEKVHFDQVFVRFINDPDKENNMYRSGAIDWSGITESNIPTYKMTNTMRKETVYPNTASLYYYTFNVTKKPFNNVNIRKAFAMSIKRSSLISPKSAYGFVPPVIKGATSTFRKQYPVTNFETSAKIARQLLKKGMREEHITSLPSITLITNGEGNQYVANQITDMWKRNLGVTIKVKVENFYTLLQDKQKKNYQIARSGWSADYNDPAAFLELFTSWNSENTSGWKNATYDAHITKAYNLTDAKARMKEYRAAEKMLTDQMVAIPLYYFNTYFLQKSNVHDVYVDYSGAIHFVYGYKK